One segment of Desulfovibrio inopinatus DSM 10711 DNA contains the following:
- a CDS encoding CBS domain-containing protein encodes MLKAKDIMSKDVVTLAPDTEIILAAKLLLEKGFNGVPVVDADKKLIGILCQSDLVAQQKKLKLPSVFSILDGFLPFDSLRDFDREMERIAALNVEGAMSRNPISVSADTSIEDVATLMVDKGYHTLPVVEDAKLVGIIGMRDILSTLIGAGSTPNAS; translated from the coding sequence ATGCTTAAAGCAAAAGACATTATGTCCAAGGACGTCGTCACATTGGCTCCCGATACGGAGATCATCCTGGCGGCCAAGCTCTTGCTCGAAAAAGGTTTTAATGGCGTTCCCGTTGTCGACGCCGACAAAAAACTCATTGGTATTCTGTGCCAATCCGACCTCGTTGCGCAGCAAAAAAAACTCAAACTTCCCTCGGTATTTTCCATATTGGACGGATTTTTGCCATTTGATTCCCTGCGTGACTTTGATCGTGAAATGGAACGTATCGCTGCCTTGAACGTCGAAGGCGCTATGTCACGCAACCCGATATCAGTCAGCGCAGACACTTCAATTGAAGATGTTGCGACGCTGATGGTCGATAAAGGCTACCACACCTTGCCTGTCGTAGAAGATGCTAAGCTTGTTGGCATTATCGGTATGCGCGATATTTTAAGTACTCTTATAGGTGCAGGTTCGACGCCAAACGCATCCTAA
- the tsaE gene encoding tRNA (adenosine(37)-N6)-threonylcarbamoyltransferase complex ATPase subunit type 1 TsaE — translation MDTIVCPPIELPDVNATLALGHFFTYTLTPLQQNCIICLKGEMGSGKTTFVRGFIESLPGGENADVSSPSFNLANLYPTRPPTAHLDLYRLETEDACLTTDEYLDTPFGRESGFIIIEWAERLGNELALERHLDIALTITPTGRQAVCTLVTDHTDPLRQSICKGLAAMRSRQ, via the coding sequence ATGGATACGATCGTTTGTCCCCCCATTGAACTTCCTGACGTGAATGCGACGTTGGCATTAGGACATTTCTTTACGTATACACTTACGCCTTTACAGCAAAACTGCATTATTTGCTTGAAAGGAGAAATGGGTTCAGGCAAAACCACGTTTGTCCGAGGCTTCATCGAATCCTTGCCCGGCGGTGAAAACGCCGACGTGTCCAGCCCGAGCTTCAACCTCGCCAATCTGTACCCGACGCGCCCGCCAACGGCTCATCTCGATCTGTATCGGCTCGAAACTGAAGACGCCTGTCTAACGACAGATGAGTACCTTGATACTCCATTTGGTCGAGAGTCTGGATTTATTATTATCGAATGGGCTGAACGTTTGGGAAATGAACTTGCCTTGGAACGTCATTTGGACATTGCCTTAACGATTACACCGACAGGACGGCAGGCCGTATGTACACTTGTTACGGACCATACCGATCCACTTCGGCAATCGATCTGCAAGGGCCTCGCTGCTATGCGTAGCCGGCAATAA
- a CDS encoding DUF294 nucleotidyltransferase-like domain-containing protein, with product MSSHDLPDADPVFVRDFLAQTLPFRFLDSTMLMTLAKQCTIDFYPRQTIVIEQGQAVVDALYLIQRGGVRLFVRDDEGTVTLLDFRGEGTTFGATAIFRHGSSDVCVETIEDTFVIKLHKQTFLDIAETQPVIANYYLKVLSRDYLSKAFVEMRRRKSFIREEGSFYLFSKRVGDVVSRPAVTVDFGRSIQRAARDMLKQNVGSLLVREPSGAVSGIVTDKDLRMALALGIDSSAGVETIMSTPVASIESHHVCFDALLKMMTGQIHHLSVTRNGDVIGVLTSHDIMVLQGKSPMSLFREIRSRERLDELYPMAEKVPQMVRNLVEEGAKAGNITRMIAIINDLIVERVLHLVSQEIGPAPVSYCFLFMGSEGRREQTFATDQDNALVYADCEEDFLERAANIYFEAFSQRVTEELVKCGYPRCNGEIMASNPAWRNSLSAWKRIFDDWVHVPHPQDVMHASIFFDFRGGHGHVALAEDLRRHVIALTRENDVFLRYLAQDCLKSRPPLSFFNNFIVEKDGEHRNTLDIKARGLLPLTDFARVLALHAGISETGTLLRLQLVHEKGLLPDDLYQASTEAFEFLLHLRLVHQLERVEQGVPPNNHIEPSRLSELEKRTLKQAFAVIGRIQAHVNDAYHLSLS from the coding sequence ATGTCTAGCCATGATTTGCCCGACGCCGACCCTGTTTTTGTTAGGGATTTTCTGGCACAAACCCTGCCTTTTCGTTTTCTTGATTCGACAATGCTCATGACCTTAGCCAAACAGTGCACGATAGATTTTTATCCTAGACAAACCATCGTGATAGAGCAGGGACAGGCGGTCGTTGATGCCTTGTATCTTATTCAGCGTGGTGGCGTGCGTTTATTTGTTCGTGACGATGAAGGAACGGTGACACTTCTTGATTTTCGAGGAGAAGGAACCACCTTTGGTGCCACAGCTATATTTCGTCATGGATCGTCCGACGTCTGTGTGGAAACCATTGAGGATACGTTTGTTATCAAGCTTCATAAGCAGACATTTCTTGACATAGCTGAAACGCAACCAGTCATTGCCAACTATTATTTGAAGGTCTTGTCTCGGGACTACTTGTCAAAAGCATTTGTAGAAATGCGTCGACGAAAGTCGTTTATACGTGAAGAGGGTTCATTTTATCTCTTCAGTAAGCGAGTAGGAGACGTGGTGTCCAGGCCGGCTGTTACCGTCGATTTTGGACGAAGTATTCAACGGGCTGCCCGGGATATGCTCAAACAAAATGTCGGTTCGCTATTGGTTCGAGAGCCGTCAGGTGCGGTTTCCGGAATTGTAACAGATAAAGATTTACGCATGGCATTGGCGCTCGGCATTGATTCGTCGGCTGGCGTGGAAACAATTATGTCCACACCGGTTGCTTCTATTGAAAGTCATCACGTCTGTTTCGATGCATTGCTCAAAATGATGACCGGTCAGATTCATCACCTGAGTGTGACACGGAATGGTGATGTTATCGGCGTGCTCACATCACATGATATCATGGTTTTGCAAGGGAAATCACCCATGTCATTGTTTCGCGAGATTCGGTCGCGCGAACGTCTGGATGAGCTGTATCCCATGGCGGAAAAGGTGCCGCAAATGGTACGCAATCTCGTTGAAGAGGGAGCCAAAGCCGGCAATATCACCAGAATGATTGCCATCATAAACGATCTCATTGTGGAACGGGTGCTTCACCTCGTCTCCCAGGAAATTGGTCCGGCTCCGGTTTCGTATTGTTTTCTGTTCATGGGGAGTGAAGGGCGCCGGGAGCAAACTTTTGCGACGGACCAAGACAATGCGCTTGTCTACGCGGATTGTGAGGAGGACTTTTTAGAGAGAGCGGCAAACATTTATTTTGAAGCGTTTTCACAACGCGTCACTGAAGAACTCGTCAAATGCGGATATCCTCGATGCAACGGGGAGATTATGGCGTCCAATCCTGCATGGCGCAACTCGCTTTCTGCATGGAAACGTATCTTTGATGACTGGGTTCATGTGCCGCATCCGCAAGACGTGATGCACGCTTCCATCTTTTTTGATTTTCGTGGCGGGCATGGTCATGTTGCATTAGCCGAAGATTTACGCCGCCATGTTATTGCTCTTACACGTGAGAATGACGTTTTTTTGCGCTACTTGGCGCAGGATTGTCTCAAGAGCAGACCCCCGTTGTCTTTTTTCAACAATTTTATTGTGGAAAAAGACGGAGAACACCGAAATACGCTCGATATCAAAGCGCGTGGCTTATTACCATTGACGGATTTCGCCCGTGTTTTGGCCTTGCACGCCGGTATATCCGAGACCGGAACACTCCTTCGCCTGCAGCTTGTACATGAGAAGGGACTGCTGCCCGATGATTTGTATCAGGCATCAACGGAAGCTTTTGAGTTCTTATTGCATTTGCGCCTGGTGCACCAGTTAGAGCGTGTGGAGCAGGGTGTTCCCCCAAATAATCATATCGAGCCCTCTCGATTGTCTGAATTGGAAAAGCGCACACTTAAACAAGCGTTCGCCGTTATCGGTCGCATTCAGGCTCACGTGAACGATGCCTATCATTTGTCACTCTCATAA
- a CDS encoding sodium:solute symporter family protein — MSIMAWTYIMVGVTFSIYLSIAWMSRVKDTKGFYVAGGGVPPLANGMATAADWMSAASFISMAGLISFMGYTGCIYLMGWTGGYVLLALLLAPYLRKFGKFTVPDFVGDRYYSSTARVVALICAVFVSLTYVAGQMRGVGIVFSRFLEVDVDTGVYIGMAIVFLYSGLGGMKGITWTQVAQYCVLILAFLIPAVAISLKITGNPIPQLGFGDTIASGTDAGAYLLDTLNKVSVDLGFTQYTSAFGPGNKSMIDVMAITMALMVGTAGLPHVIIRFYTVPSVKAARLSAFYAILFIAILYTSAPAVASFARYNMIKSLNNVPYENAPSWFLNWEKTGLIAWLDKNGDGLIEYRAGKAFTGTPQFTGQVGAFGQPLLSNTPTDSPNELYVDRDIMVLANPEIAKLPAWVIALVAAGGLAAALSTASGLLLVIASSISHDLYYRIINRQASEKQRLMLGRIMIGVAVCIAGYFGINPPGFVAQVVALAFGLGASSFFPILVLGIFWKRANRQGAIWGMVSGIGFTMFYIVQTKFMGVAPWFFGISPEGIGAVGMAINFMVTIVISLMTSPPPEEISEMVESVRIPRGAGAAVDH; from the coding sequence ATGTCGATCATGGCTTGGACATATATCATGGTGGGAGTGACGTTCAGCATCTATTTGAGCATTGCTTGGATGTCGCGTGTTAAGGATACAAAAGGATTCTACGTTGCCGGCGGAGGGGTGCCTCCGCTTGCCAATGGAATGGCCACTGCAGCAGATTGGATGAGTGCAGCATCATTTATTTCCATGGCTGGCCTCATTTCGTTCATGGGATATACCGGCTGTATTTATCTCATGGGCTGGACTGGAGGATATGTTTTACTGGCATTGCTGTTGGCGCCGTATCTGCGCAAGTTCGGCAAGTTTACCGTGCCTGATTTCGTGGGAGACCGGTATTATTCGTCAACAGCTCGTGTTGTGGCATTGATCTGTGCCGTGTTTGTCTCCTTGACGTACGTCGCTGGTCAAATGCGCGGGGTGGGCATTGTGTTCAGTCGTTTTCTCGAAGTCGACGTGGATACCGGAGTCTATATCGGGATGGCCATAGTGTTTTTGTACTCCGGATTGGGCGGTATGAAAGGCATCACGTGGACCCAGGTGGCGCAATACTGCGTGCTCATTCTGGCGTTTCTCATTCCAGCCGTGGCGATTTCGTTGAAGATTACGGGGAATCCAATTCCACAGCTCGGTTTTGGTGACACCATTGCTTCAGGCACGGATGCAGGAGCGTATCTGCTTGATACGTTGAATAAAGTCAGCGTTGATCTCGGTTTTACGCAATATACATCAGCTTTTGGTCCGGGAAACAAGTCGATGATTGATGTCATGGCGATTACCATGGCGCTCATGGTGGGGACGGCCGGATTGCCGCACGTTATTATCCGGTTTTACACCGTGCCGAGTGTGAAAGCAGCTCGTTTGTCGGCATTTTACGCAATCTTGTTCATCGCGATTCTCTACACGTCGGCACCGGCAGTGGCTTCGTTTGCCCGATACAACATGATTAAGTCGTTGAATAACGTGCCATATGAAAATGCACCGTCCTGGTTTTTGAACTGGGAAAAAACCGGGCTCATTGCCTGGTTGGACAAAAACGGTGATGGACTGATTGAATATCGTGCAGGGAAGGCGTTTACCGGAACACCGCAATTTACCGGCCAGGTGGGCGCGTTTGGGCAACCGTTGTTGTCGAACACACCGACCGATAGCCCCAACGAGCTGTACGTTGATCGTGATATTATGGTGCTTGCTAACCCGGAAATTGCCAAATTGCCGGCTTGGGTTATCGCGTTGGTGGCTGCTGGTGGACTTGCTGCGGCGCTGTCGACGGCATCGGGATTGTTGCTGGTTATTGCGTCGAGCATCTCTCATGACCTGTATTATCGCATCATCAATCGGCAGGCTTCGGAGAAACAACGACTCATGCTCGGCCGCATCATGATCGGGGTGGCGGTGTGTATCGCCGGCTATTTCGGCATTAATCCGCCCGGATTCGTGGCACAAGTGGTGGCGTTGGCGTTTGGACTCGGCGCATCATCCTTTTTCCCCATTCTCGTGCTGGGTATCTTCTGGAAGCGAGCCAATCGACAGGGAGCAATTTGGGGAATGGTGTCTGGTATTGGGTTTACGATGTTCTATATTGTGCAAACAAAATTCATGGGGGTTGCTCCGTGGTTCTTCGGCATCAGCCCTGAGGGCATCGGTGCCGTGGGCATGGCCATCAACTTTATGGTGACAATCGTCATCTCTTTGATGACGTCGCCTCCGCCAGAAGAAATCAGCGAGATGGTGGAAAGTGTGCGCATTCCGCGCGGAGCAGGCGCCGCCGTGGATCACTAA
- a CDS encoding DUF4212 domain-containing protein, giving the protein MKKNEKMQAYWKKNLTYMVVLLSIWALVSYVFGILLVSQLNAFHLGGFPLGFWFAQQGSIFAFVLIILAYYILMSRLDKEFDVHE; this is encoded by the coding sequence ATGAAAAAGAACGAAAAAATGCAAGCATATTGGAAGAAGAACCTGACATATATGGTTGTCCTCCTGTCTATTTGGGCTCTCGTTTCGTATGTATTTGGAATTTTGCTTGTGAGCCAGCTCAATGCATTCCATCTTGGAGGATTTCCATTGGGATTTTGGTTTGCTCAACAAGGATCGATCTTCGCTTTTGTTCTCATTATTTTGGCGTACTACATTCTCATGTCCAGGCTCGACAAAGAATTCGACGTCCACGAGTAA
- the cimA gene encoding citramalate synthase: MSTIKIYDTTLRDGAQAEDINITAEDKVRIARRLDELGVHYIEGGWPGSNPTDKRFFKDIKNYDFKYAQIAAFGSTHNPKGTAENDVNLKELVKAETPVITIFGKSWDIHVTDALRITLDKNLDLISNSLGYLRPHAKELFFDAEHFFDGFKANPEYALAALKRAHESFADVLVLCDTNGGNLPQDIHDIITAVRTELPNAKLGIHTHNDSELAVANSLRAVRAGAVQVQGTMNGYGERCGNANLCSIIPNIEIKMGMTCLPEGHLKLLAPTAKFVSEVCNLIPLSRQPYVGDSAFAHKAGIHVSAVQKNPLTYEHIRPKIVGNKQRILLSDQAGQSNILVKARQYGFHLDKNDPFVQELLSIIKERESMGYEFTAAEASFELLLNRVLGRARRYFTMLKYRIIDWKQIDCDEPLTEATVKIKVGGKEEHTAASGRGPVNALDIALRKALQGFYPKLSEMRLLDFKVRVLSATQREDGGTASHVRVLCESGDNKERWVTVGVSHNVIEASWQALEDAINYKLFKDDKDKLTQALKDNN; the protein is encoded by the coding sequence ATGAGCACAATCAAAATCTACGACACCACTCTGCGAGACGGAGCACAGGCCGAAGACATCAACATAACGGCTGAAGATAAAGTTCGTATAGCCAGACGGCTTGACGAACTTGGTGTGCATTATATTGAAGGCGGATGGCCCGGTTCCAACCCAACCGACAAACGCTTCTTCAAGGACATCAAGAATTACGATTTCAAGTATGCTCAGATTGCAGCGTTTGGCAGCACGCACAACCCCAAAGGGACTGCGGAGAACGACGTCAATCTGAAAGAGCTTGTGAAGGCGGAAACGCCGGTCATCACGATTTTCGGTAAAAGCTGGGATATTCATGTGACCGATGCCCTTCGCATCACGCTGGATAAAAACCTTGATCTTATCTCAAATTCGCTCGGCTACCTGCGACCTCACGCAAAAGAGCTTTTTTTTGATGCCGAACATTTTTTTGATGGGTTCAAGGCGAATCCGGAATACGCTCTGGCCGCACTCAAGCGTGCGCATGAAAGTTTCGCCGATGTTCTTGTGCTTTGTGATACCAATGGTGGGAACCTGCCGCAAGACATCCACGACATTATTACTGCTGTACGCACAGAGTTGCCCAATGCAAAGTTGGGGATTCATACACACAATGACTCGGAACTTGCCGTTGCCAACTCGTTACGCGCCGTTCGAGCCGGAGCTGTACAAGTTCAGGGAACTATGAACGGATATGGAGAACGTTGTGGGAACGCAAATTTGTGTTCCATCATTCCCAATATCGAAATCAAGATGGGAATGACGTGTCTCCCCGAGGGACACCTCAAACTTCTTGCCCCCACGGCGAAATTCGTTTCCGAAGTCTGCAACCTGATTCCGCTTTCACGGCAGCCTTATGTCGGAGATTCGGCATTTGCCCACAAAGCAGGCATCCATGTGAGTGCAGTTCAAAAGAACCCGCTGACGTATGAGCATATTCGTCCAAAAATTGTTGGTAATAAACAGCGTATTCTTTTGTCCGACCAAGCCGGCCAAAGCAATATTCTTGTCAAAGCCAGACAATATGGATTCCATCTGGACAAAAACGACCCCTTTGTTCAGGAATTGCTTTCCATCATCAAAGAACGCGAAAGCATGGGATACGAGTTTACTGCTGCTGAAGCCTCGTTTGAACTTCTCCTCAACCGTGTGCTTGGGCGTGCTCGTCGGTATTTCACCATGCTTAAATACCGCATTATTGATTGGAAACAAATCGACTGCGATGAACCGTTGACTGAAGCTACGGTCAAAATCAAAGTGGGCGGAAAAGAAGAACATACAGCAGCGTCCGGGCGTGGCCCCGTCAATGCTTTGGACATTGCCTTACGCAAAGCATTGCAGGGCTTCTATCCTAAGCTCTCTGAAATGCGGCTTTTGGACTTCAAGGTCCGTGTTCTCTCGGCAACGCAACGCGAAGATGGCGGCACGGCTTCACATGTCCGGGTACTCTGTGAATCGGGTGACAATAAAGAACGCTGGGTAACGGTGGGTGTCTCTCACAATGTCATTGAAGCGAGTTGGCAAGCATTGGAAGATGCAATCAACTACAAACTCTTCAAGGACGACAAAGACAAACTCACCCAAGCTCTCAAAGACAATAACTAG
- a CDS encoding acyltransferase family protein, with the protein MGVLRYFLACIVIINHSAPLFGFVFTDAYVALKIFFIISGFYMSLILSNKYTGPGSYQLFLTNRLLRLFPTYLAVFVLCILFSLASHFILNKWFFLGTWITYWKDMKPLSVFYMLFSNLAIVGQDLCFFTELAPSGSMAFSTDALFAPIPMWIFLIVPQAWTLNLEIMFYLLAPFLVRRRFPLLFALIMFSAVLRVFFEATTLPYDPWRMRFFPAEFCFFLLGILSHRIYRGLDRIRLSRRLENMIIAFYFACLFFYQYLPANKLKETFIFGLSVLVIPLLFARTKHNRLDRTIGELSYPMYISQFFTIAMVQFYWGMHQYALVSLIVTTLLSIGLNEVVMKPVERYRQKRLYATL; encoded by the coding sequence ATGGGTGTTCTTCGCTACTTTCTCGCTTGCATTGTCATTATTAACCACTCGGCTCCGCTTTTTGGATTTGTCTTCACGGACGCCTACGTTGCCCTTAAAATTTTCTTCATTATTTCAGGCTTCTATATGTCGCTTATTCTTAGTAATAAGTATACGGGGCCTGGAAGTTATCAACTTTTTCTCACGAACAGATTGCTTCGTCTTTTCCCCACGTACCTTGCTGTCTTTGTCCTGTGCATACTCTTTTCTTTAGCAAGCCATTTTATCCTCAATAAATGGTTTTTCCTTGGGACATGGATAACATATTGGAAAGATATGAAGCCATTGAGTGTCTTCTATATGCTCTTTTCAAACCTCGCAATTGTGGGGCAAGATCTGTGTTTTTTCACAGAGTTGGCACCATCAGGTTCCATGGCGTTCTCCACAGATGCTTTGTTCGCTCCAATCCCTATGTGGATATTTTTGATTGTACCGCAGGCCTGGACGTTAAATCTGGAAATCATGTTCTACCTGCTTGCTCCTTTTCTCGTTCGCCGCCGCTTTCCCCTTCTGTTCGCTCTCATTATGTTCAGCGCAGTTTTGCGTGTTTTTTTCGAGGCCACGACTCTTCCATACGATCCGTGGCGAATGCGTTTTTTCCCTGCTGAATTTTGCTTTTTTCTCCTTGGCATTTTAAGTCATAGAATCTACCGGGGACTGGATCGCATCCGTTTATCTCGCCGTTTGGAAAACATGATCATTGCATTCTATTTCGCGTGCCTCTTTTTCTATCAATACCTTCCTGCCAACAAGCTCAAGGAAACGTTTATCTTTGGTCTCTCCGTTCTTGTTATCCCACTGCTTTTTGCCCGTACCAAACATAATCGCCTTGACCGAACAATCGGCGAACTGTCTTACCCCATGTACATTTCTCAATTCTTCACCATTGCCATGGTGCAATTTTACTGGGGAATGCATCAATATGCCTTGGTTTCTCTCATCGTGACCACTCTTCTTTCCATAGGACTCAATGAAGTGGTCATGAAACCAGTGGAACGATATCGGCAGAAACGACTTTACGCCACGCTGTAA
- a CDS encoding aspartate kinase, producing MRILVQKFGGTSVADLECMKKVLVRVKRGLDEGYKMIVVLSAMSGETNRLLGLAKTWSNHPDPAELDLIVSTGEQVSVGLFTMLLKDAGISARSLLGIQIPVTTNSIFTKARIDHIDDEKIKSLLERYDVLVMAGFQGVTCDGRITTLGRGGSDTSGVALAAAVNAELCEIYTDVEGVFTTDPNMCSTARKLDKITYDEMLEFASMGAKVLQIRSVEFAKKYNVPVLVRSTFSDAPGTLVIQEDQQMEDVLVSGIAYDKDQCRITIWGVTDKPGIAASIFSPIAEKRILVDMIVQNTSRDGHTDMTFTVPRADLEQTMEIIESIDTEIDPTSVQHDLHVAKVSVIGVGMRNHSGVASKMFDVLRKENINIKLISTSEIKITCLIDEKYTELAVRALHDAFGLDKKVQSVCEEQ from the coding sequence ATGCGCATCCTCGTTCAAAAATTCGGAGGAACATCCGTTGCAGACCTCGAATGCATGAAAAAAGTGCTTGTCCGGGTCAAACGCGGCCTTGATGAAGGCTATAAAATGATTGTTGTTCTCTCGGCAATGTCGGGGGAAACCAATCGCCTTCTCGGCTTGGCCAAAACCTGGTCAAATCACCCTGATCCTGCTGAACTTGACCTTATTGTTTCCACTGGGGAACAAGTTTCAGTAGGACTCTTTACCATGCTCCTCAAGGATGCCGGCATTTCCGCCAGGTCTCTCCTTGGTATCCAGATACCAGTGACGACCAATAGTATTTTCACGAAAGCCCGCATTGATCATATTGATGACGAAAAAATCAAAAGCCTGCTCGAACGTTACGATGTTCTTGTCATGGCCGGTTTTCAGGGCGTAACATGCGATGGCCGCATCACGACCTTAGGCCGTGGCGGTTCCGACACGTCGGGCGTCGCATTGGCTGCTGCAGTCAATGCTGAGCTTTGTGAAATTTACACCGACGTCGAAGGGGTGTTCACGACCGACCCCAATATGTGTTCGACGGCCCGAAAACTTGATAAGATTACGTATGATGAAATGCTAGAATTCGCCAGCATGGGAGCTAAAGTTTTGCAAATTCGCTCGGTTGAATTCGCCAAAAAATACAACGTTCCGGTGCTTGTCCGCTCCACTTTTTCGGACGCCCCCGGCACCCTCGTCATTCAGGAGGATCAGCAAATGGAAGATGTACTTGTCTCCGGCATTGCGTACGATAAGGATCAGTGCCGCATTACAATTTGGGGCGTCACCGATAAACCAGGCATTGCGGCAAGCATTTTTAGCCCTATCGCAGAAAAGCGTATTCTCGTCGATATGATCGTGCAGAACACTTCGCGTGACGGGCACACCGATATGACATTCACGGTACCTCGTGCCGATCTTGAACAGACAATGGAAATCATTGAATCTATTGATACTGAAATCGATCCCACGTCGGTACAGCACGATCTGCATGTCGCCAAAGTATCGGTCATCGGCGTCGGTATGCGCAACCACTCAGGGGTTGCCTCCAAAATGTTCGATGTTTTACGTAAAGAAAACATCAACATCAAATTAATCAGTACGTCAGAAATCAAGATTACCTGCCTGATCGACGAAAAATACACCGAATTGGCAGTGCGCGCGTTGCATGACGCGTTTGGTTTGGACAAGAAGGTACAATCTGTTTGCGAGGAGCAATGA
- a CDS encoding 3'-5' exonuclease, whose protein sequence is MHWLRQLFSRHPLPELMAKNHNAFRRFDQKRPLDEYEFAIVDTELTGLSVKRDALVSIGAVRIKNLVLHPADAFSCLMKPDRNIPKFSTLIHHITPDDVAQAPRECDVLPAFINYLGDSLIVGHHVGLDMGFLNAACVRLYGVGLKNPCLDTLFLAKVYDEELWGNYYRRFDLSLSYNLADLTKKYGLPEFTPHDSLQDALQTAYLFLFLVKQLRKNWGKGRMTTLKDLYLAGRNWRWYL, encoded by the coding sequence ATGCACTGGCTTCGACAATTATTTTCACGTCATCCCTTACCGGAATTAATGGCTAAAAATCATAATGCGTTTCGGCGCTTTGATCAGAAACGTCCTTTGGATGAATATGAATTTGCTATTGTTGATACGGAACTCACAGGACTGTCTGTCAAACGTGATGCGTTGGTATCTATCGGAGCCGTGCGTATTAAAAATCTCGTTTTGCACCCGGCAGATGCTTTTTCGTGTCTTATGAAGCCCGACCGCAACATTCCAAAGTTTTCTACCCTTATCCACCACATCACGCCAGACGATGTAGCTCAAGCGCCGCGTGAATGCGATGTTCTTCCCGCGTTTATTAATTATCTGGGTGATAGCCTCATCGTTGGACATCATGTTGGACTCGATATGGGATTTCTCAATGCGGCGTGTGTTCGATTATATGGTGTTGGTCTGAAGAATCCTTGTCTCGATACGCTGTTTCTCGCCAAAGTGTATGATGAGGAGTTGTGGGGGAATTATTATCGACGTTTTGACCTGTCCCTTTCGTATAATTTGGCCGATCTGACAAAAAAGTATGGACTTCCTGAATTTACCCCACATGATTCGCTGCAAGACGCTTTGCAAACTGCCTATCTGTTTCTCTTCCTCGTCAAGCAGTTGAGAAAAAATTGGGGCAAGGGACGTATGACAACGCTCAAAGATCTCTATTTGGCAGGTCGAAACTGGCGTTGGTATTTATGA
- a CDS encoding tetratricopeptide repeat protein, which yields MPIKCVVLTLCFVLTASMVTAASETLDRNTLYTDGLAAFDRGEYGQAAELFTRLTDEGVSNGPLYYNIGVCRLHEGRIGLARVWFDRAAYYMPSDPDLRQNAAYAASHVGKTGDAMPQSTLAALLVLPRILPAPVVYAMAAVLVMLCWIILMVRRLRPNMAPPALGAASGVIACFAAVCVLCAAVLIWQTVWIRQAYVVTEKAEVRSGNTSSATLLAELPDGSAIQLVENMGEYVRVRFGDDRTGWIETTSVVAR from the coding sequence ATGCCGATAAAATGTGTAGTTCTTACTCTCTGCTTTGTTTTGACGGCTTCAATGGTTACCGCTGCCAGTGAAACTCTTGATCGTAACACGCTGTATACAGATGGGCTTGCGGCGTTCGATCGCGGTGAATACGGTCAGGCCGCCGAGCTTTTCACCCGATTGACTGACGAGGGCGTCTCGAATGGGCCACTTTACTATAATATCGGGGTATGCCGACTGCACGAAGGACGCATTGGCCTTGCACGCGTCTGGTTTGATCGAGCTGCCTATTATATGCCGTCTGATCCGGACTTACGCCAAAACGCGGCGTATGCGGCTTCGCATGTCGGCAAAACCGGCGATGCAATGCCGCAGTCGACATTGGCAGCACTGCTTGTCTTGCCGCGGATTCTTCCGGCTCCCGTGGTGTACGCTATGGCCGCTGTTCTGGTGATGTTGTGTTGGATAATCCTTATGGTACGACGGTTGCGCCCGAATATGGCACCTCCAGCGCTTGGAGCGGCCTCAGGAGTGATCGCCTGTTTTGCTGCGGTATGCGTTTTGTGTGCTGCGGTGCTTATCTGGCAGACAGTATGGATACGTCAGGCCTACGTGGTGACGGAAAAGGCAGAAGTCCGTTCCGGCAATACGTCTTCGGCGACACTCTTGGCAGAACTCCCCGATGGGAGTGCCATACAACTCGTCGAGAATATGGGAGAATATGTTCGAGTTCGGTTTGGAGATGATAGAACCGGATGGATAGAGACGACAAGCGTCGTCGCTCGTTAA